From the genome of Cuculus canorus isolate bCucCan1 chromosome 4, bCucCan1.pri, whole genome shotgun sequence:
AAGGGTTTTCTAGATTTCAACTACGTAGCTCCTTTAATGTTCCTCTAAAAAAGGTGTGTTTTCTGGTTcttcacaagagaagaaaagactggcaaatcaaacagaaagttacattttaaaatataagataAATAATACTCTGTTTTGACTCTAAATGATGTATTATTTAAATCTCTTTGGCTTGTGGCTTTGTAGTAGTTCCGGGTAAAAGGTAGTGGCAGAGTAAAGTTATTGCTCAGAACCAGACAAAGCAAAGGTCGCACTTTTATCATCCAAAGTGAAACTTCTAGGGAATGAAAGTAGAAATAATGCTGAGCTCATAAGAGGTGAGATCTTTATGGGAATGTTTGTTATGTGTGTCAAAATGTATGTGAGAGCAGGTGTTCTTCACTGGGATTTTGCCTCTCCACTGCAGAACAAATTACTGTTTCATTCCTAAATAACTGCCCCAGGAAATGAGAATTCTGATGATTTTTGACTTCTGGTTCTGTGGGCCTAGAAATGATCTTGAAAATCATAGAGTGcttcagtgatattttttttttttttaatttgatgaattagaatttctttgctaaatGCGTACAACTATGTCAGTGTatcaagaaattatttgttctctGGGAACCTTGCTGTTTTTCCATCGGGAGGAAAAAATCCCATTGCTTAGTGCATTAGTATTCTTTTCATAGGAGCTTTACTGTTTAGTGCATACGCATCTATAAAATCCCCTCTCAAAAATAGTTCCTCCCCTTAGAAGGAATTATCGGTccttaaaaaaagttttttcagGTAACGGACTGATGCACAGTTTTTGACTGTAATACATTTAGGAACAAGAATAAACCTGTAATAACTGTTTCAGTAAAGCAAATTACTGATAAACATAGCAAATAAAGAAACTTCCATTATGTTTTTTATTGCAGGTTTCTCCATTGTAATTATGTCTGTATGGCCATATCTCCAAAAGGTTTGTAAATAcgtgtgttttttttaattgataagAACAGAAAACGCCTGCTCTGAAAGTATGTAATGCAAAACTCAGCTTTTTgtttaggaaaagaaacagtaaaaggaaatgtgtggttagaaaagatttttctaacaTCCACTTAGGCAGCGTtcattatttcataaaaaatcGATAGCGATCTCTTTATCCGAATGTATTGATAGTGTTAAAACATGATACAGAAGCCTTATCTGTATTTTGGAACAATACCAAGGAATGAGAAGTTTCAGAGAACTTTATGCCTGCGTCTAACAAGAATGCaacacagagggaaaacaggGAATTGCCTGTGTTCTTGAATAGTTTTTTTAGTTAGTTTGAGTTGTTTTCCATCTGTGTTGCATTCTTGTTGGAAGTGGCATAAAAGTTCTCTAAAACTGTAATCTGTGATAGGATTTTGCTGGTCCTGGAATTGGAGAAAGCAGCTTCAAATGCAAATGTGGGAGAACATATGCTGGGCAGGCTTCTAGGGGTATCATTAAAATTGAGGCTGGTGCTGAattcctggagaagaagaggaaatgcaTCAACAGCCTTGTTGCACAACAGATTGAGGCACGTCCAGAGGTGGCTTAAGAGATACTTTGCTCCTGGCATGTAACCTGCCTATTATACTGCTTAAGTGGCGTCTCTTGCCTGTAACATCAGCAGCCCTGTACTGAAGCTGTTTGAGTTTGCTGCAAGTGAGCCATTTCCAAGCTTCGAAGCAAAGCACATTTTATTGGTTTGGTGCCTTGCTGGAGACAGTTAGCCAAGATTTATTACCCCAGACAAAGTATTATGTGCAAACAACTGCTTCTGAAACCCAGAGTGGTCTATTTATATTCCAGTACCATGCAAACACACCAGCTTGTTTAATGGTAGCTTTGACGTGGCATTGCATAGCGCTGTATAATCCCAGAATTACAGCGCAGAGTCTTAGGCATTTCAGGAACTGATTGTAAAATCATTTTATTGATATTATAAAATACTCTAATTTTACAGTGtttagagagagagagcagctgcGTACTGTTTAACTGACAGCGAAAGGCTGAACTCCAACATTCACTCATGGAATTGATGGGTTTGTTTCTGCAGATTGACCCGACAGCGGATGCGAGTTTCTTGGGTTGGATTATAGCTTCATATAGCATTGGCCAAATGGTTGCCTCTCCCCTGTTTGGCTTGTGGTCCAATTATAGGCCAAGGAGAGAGCCTCTTGTTGTTTCAACTGCTATTTCAGTAGCTGCTAATTGTCTTTATGCCTACGTCCACGCGCCTCACTCACACAACAAATACTACATGTTGACTGCACGTGCTCTAGTGGGATTCGGAGCAGGTAACCACAGCAGAATTTACATTTCTGATCTTGTGTGAGATAGTTAATGTGATACTTTAGTACCAGGTTTACCATTATATGAATGATAACTTATTACTTAACAAAGCAAAGAGTCACCCTATACTAGTTTAGAATAAAATTGTGTAATTGTGCAACAGTGTATAAATACATGGGAGAGTGCGGGTTTCGTTTTCTTGcgtaaaaaggaaaaaaaacctactctaaaataaatgtaactgGATAGCTTAAGAATATAACTTAGTATGTACATGAAcacttttcttggttttgatttttaaggaaatgtCGCTGTTGTTCGATCATATATTGCGGGTGCTACTTCTCTTACGGAAAGAACAAGTGCCATGGCCAATACCAGTGCGTGCCAAGCAGTTGGCTTCATATTAGGACCAGGTAAAGCATATCTTCTTTCCTCACTTCTCTGAATACTTTTTTAGGATTAAATTGGGCATTGGAAGTAAGAATCTTTAAGCAGCTTCAGAATTTGTAAGGCATAGTTTGTCAGTGGTATCAAAATTGAATAAATGGGATCCACTTATATGTACTTGTGTATGccaatataaataaaataatgtagtacaaaaaaattctaattattTATAGGTAAAAACTATCTGGTTTTTATTGGCGGCTGCAGGAAAAACAAGTTCCGAGATGCTTTCTTGTACCTGTATCCATTACATAGTCTATGACCAATTGCACTTTATTTATGGAGAAGGGAGTTTAATGTTACAGTACTCGGGCAAACATTTCCAACTTTCacaaatgactgaaaatgtTATATGTTTATTCTAGATGTGTTGTAATACTTTTTTAATGAGTCTCAAGATTTTCCTTAATGCATTTACGTTTTAAGTTTTTCAGACATGTTTTACGCTTATTGGAGAAGAAGGAGTAACATGGAAATTAATTCATCTTGAGCTGAACATGTATACAGCACCAGTTTTATTTGGAGCTCTGTTAGGAGTAATTAACATTATTCTCATCTTTGCCATATTCAGGTAATCAAGTCAAATAAGATACTCTAACTCATTTTAGCAGGTGGCTTGTAAGAAATAATATGCACTCAGAAGGAGGAGTAATGAACCTGAAATTTGGAGCGGTAAAACTATAagctgttgtttattttttagggTTTCTACTTCCTTTAATATCTATCTGTTTCATTACTCATAAATTATTCATTGTGATGTTACAGCTGGAATATAAACTGATGAAAAATCATTAAGAGCTGTTAGATTATTAGCTTGGCCTTgatatattttcagtgttgaTGGTTTCTGCCTATGTTTTTCCTATAAAGATAAATAAGGTTATCTTTTCTGTAGGGTTCTTGCTGTCTGTGTCTTTCTTTTGGGAATCTCAAGGGGGCATTTGTTTGCATTATCCCATTTGTGGCAGTGAGGGGATATGCTGTAATATTCTCCTGCTAGAGTGTTTCCTTTCTTGAACACAGTGGTGTTCACTACAGTCAAATGTAGACTACGCAAATGATGTTTAGAGGAGTTGGGAATAATTAGAATATAAGATTATGCCATTTAGAAATACTTGAATAGAAACTTGACTCGATAGTAGATCAGATAAATTTGTGtattaatgaaaacagttttaaatttttaGAGAGCATCGAGTGGATGACTTGGGACGGCAATGCAAAAGTGTCAATTCTGAAGGAGAAGgtatctgtgttttcttgaaaaCTTACTCTGTGATGATAATTTTAAAGTACTCTGTTATTCCATTTAGAAGTATTGTAAAGTCTTATGGGTTGGGAACTCAAAATAGAAAACAGGCTACATCTCATTCTAACTGGTCtaggaatttcttcatgttgATGTTGTGTCCATAGTGCTGTCTGGTAgcaaacaaggggaaaaaattgtaTGGAACCTTCCAGATTTTCACCCTAGAACTGTTTTTTCCAAGCCACAGGGTTGAGTGAACGTGGGCATCAAAAAATCTTCCATAACTTCTACTCTGCAGTTGTAATTCCCTTCTGTTCTGTATCGTGCCGAGTAATACTGTCGTTGTGTATCAGTTCCCGCATACAGCATCTTATTAAAGGGTATGTGTTGCCTGAGTAAATTTGATCAGTGAGGCTGAAGGACAGTAATTGCCACAAACAGTGCAACAGCTTCTCTTCAACAGatgcagctgttttaaaatgccATGAGTATTCTTTTCActcaaagaacaaaaagtgTGTGTAAGATACTCCTAATCCTTTTTTTGAAATCTATGGAAGTCAGCAGTTTCAGTATCATGCTAGTTTTCTGTCTAAGAAGGGAGCTGTAGGCACATCCCACACGTGGATAGTGTGTCTGAAAACGCTGCGCCCAGTTTAGAGCAGCACAGGCTCCGTGGTGTGGAGATCTGACTGTTGTGTACTTCTGACCTCGCACGAGGAACAGACTGGGTTTGTTCCCTTGGAGAAGGCGCTGAAAGAAGTTTGCTTACTTTGCCATCACTCGGGTCTTGTCAGTCCCAGCGTTACAGTGGGACAGCAGAAGGTAGAAGCAATTTGGAGATCATTTTCCTTCATTGTCAGAGGAACTGAAATTCCATTTTGATGCAAAGCCATAATACTTAAGATTATCAAAGTATAACTGCCTTGCCACCTGCCAACCTGCCCATTAAATACTTAACAAAGCAAGGATACCATCACTATTTGTAATCTGTGGTTGTGTGAAAAAAAACTCAGTTTGCAGTTTAGattattcttctgttttgttgcagAAAACGATGTTGTGGATCaggatgcagaaggaaacatTGACCACGTTGCTGTGGTAGcgctgaattttcttttctttgtcatctTGTTTGTGTTTGCTGTCTTTGAAACGTAAGTTTGTCTGCTTTCTCTCAAAACACCTAGGCATGGACCATAGGCTGGGTGTGCATGTAAAAGCTTTTCTGTCACCCTCATTTTCTTAACTATACTCTTCCGAAATAGACATCCAAACCCGCGTGCAATCAAGTTGATGTTTACTGAATTAAAGGTCAGCAGTAACTGAAAATGTGCAGCATATGCGGTCTGTGAAACATGAATGTAAAAGCTTCTGGATGCAAGGATATGGATGCAAACCCATatcctgtttaaaaaataaaagtagcttAACTTGGGCTACCTAAAATCTTCAGAGAAAACTTTCTTCAGCTGAGGACCTTGTTCTAGACATTCTATTCTAATTTTGTGTAGTTTTTAGTATGATTCTGATTAGCTCCAAAAGCTCCAGTTTCTTAGtaataattatttcagtaatgCTGAAAACAATTACTTGACAGTTAATGCAgttgtgtttttaaatgcactgttacatgatttttttacttACAAGAGAGATGTTATTCACTGTTACTTACTTACAAGAGAGATGTTATTTCTGTATataagaaaacaagtaaaacatAATGACAAGACCACAGACTGAAGTACACTTCCTGTTTTAATTCATAAAATACTTTGAGGATATACgatttttaagttttttgaGCTCTAATATAGCtaaaatttctttaaacaagATATCTCTGTCttaattgcattatttttagaaaactgaGTTTGTAGAGACTGGTTGGTTGCTGAAACTGAAATGGTACTGAatgttgattatttttatacttgcagggcctatttttttttcctctcttgtcaCTATTGCTTTGCTTCAACTCATCCTCTTCTCATGAAATAGATTAACGATGCTTCAGAGTACAGCTGGTGTAATGCACTTGTGAATTTTGTCTagaggatttatttttagtaaatgGTGTGTAACAGAGTTAGTTTATAACCagactgttttttcctgatgtatCTCTCAGGAGGAAAGGCTTCTATACCCCTGTGTTTGCTGTCTGGGACAATGTATATATGGAAACAGCTGTATAGAGGAAGCTGGGTTTTAATTAATGTCATTTTGTTCTCTCACTTTAGTATAGCTACCCCATTGACGATGGATATGTATTCCTGGACCAGGAAAGAAGCTGTTTTTTATAATGGAGTAATCCTGAGTGTAGTTGGCGTTGAATCAGTTATTGTTTTCATGGTGGTTAAAATACTGTCTAAAAGGTAAGCATTTGAAGTTGTCACTCACATGAGCTAAGGGTGAGAAGCTTTATGGTGTGGCCTATGCTATTTTACTTAAATCTATTACTTGTTAATGAATTTGGGTTTACTGTGACAACTGTCACATACTTGCAGTTGTGACAGAGCCATGATGCCACTGTTCTCTACTCCGTTAACCCAACCCCCTTCCTCGTCTGTCTTCTACACTTGAATCATGAgagaaaaacaggttttaagTTACTGTGATTTCACAATGTTTGTTGCAGGCATTTGGGTCAGGCATCTTTTCACCAAACTAATGGACTGCATGATCAACAGCTacataaattttactttaaCGAAATGATATGTTTAATTGTTACGTCATTTGTTACGTTTGATAGGACTGGTGAGCGTGCCATACTCCATGGAGGTTTACTGATTGTCTTGGTTGGATTCTTTATCTTACTGCCTTGGGGGAAAAAACTACCCAATATCCAGTGGCAAGGTATAACTCAAGATGCATGTATCATCGTAATGCTTTTCTCAAAGCTTTCTGTCGTATTTTTTCCTTAACGGTGCACATAActtgtttttacagaaataaagaacaactCCATTCCCAGAACAACTTCCATTGAAACGTTGGTGCCTTTCTGGAGTCTGCAAGCCGTGCAGCTTCCATCCAACCAGACAGAACCCGTAGGCTGCCCCATCACGCAGTCCTGGTGCCAGAATACTCCCATGATCTACCTGGCCCAGTACCTCAGCTCTGATGTGCTAATTGGATTGGGCTATCCCGTTTGTAATGTCATGTCCTACACTTTATACTCCAAAATCCTAGGACCAAAGCCACAGGTAAGCATAATGCCTAAATGGTTTATTTCATTTGCTGTCCAGGATTTGCACCCTCTTTATTGGAATGAGGGATTTAGCTAAAATTCCTTTGGTCACCAACCACTTTAGTACGTTTCAACTGGGGCAGAAGTTTCAAGGAACTCTAATCTTTTCTAAAATCCAAGGCAAATCCCTAGAGGAATTGGGAAGCAAGGCTTGTGCTACTTGTTTAGGGCAAATCTTAAAGCTGTGAAAATTTCTGTACAACTCAATCCAAAGCTTGTGGTTTTCACAGCTGTCCTGGAAGAGTCATTTTTGCAACATCCAATTATATATTTGGAATTTCAGTGCAGAATAATGTTCTTCTCCCCAAGTACATTATAtgggtatagactggagagggggcagatttagactagacatgaggaggaatttcttcacacagggtggtgaggccctggcacaggttgcccagggaagtggccgctgccccatcgctggaggtgttccaggccaggttggatggggccttgggcagcctgatctgttgggaggtgtccctgcccatggcaggggggttggaactggatgatctttaaggtcccttccagcataaaccatcctatgattctatataaagACACAAATGCTGTGATACGTTATTGTCATTACTGACATTTTACAGTAGTGAAACACAAAGCAAGCTGATACTACTGCTTAACCaagaattttttctcctttttcttcacttatCTCATCTTTTCCATGTTATATTTTACTGTAAGGGACTCAGTGTTTGGAGCCAGAATGCAGTTTTACTGCAAAGCTATATAAAATGTAGCTCAGTGGAGCCTTCAAATTAATGCTTAGAGGAGCGGAGTTCTCTTGGAAACAAGATCAGGATCTTAACGAGTTACGAAAGATAAGAAATTGCTTAAACACTTCCGAATTTTCTAATTAGGGCAGTTGGTGGCAATTATTGCCAAGCCAAATTCCTGTATTGCTAACTTAAGCTCTTGATCCTTTTCAGGGTGTCTACATGGGATGGTTAACTGCCTCGGGAAGCGGAGCACGAATACTTGGGCCTGTTTTTGTGAGCCAAGTGTACACTCACCTAGGACCACGCTGGGCATTTAGCTTAATCTGTGGAGTAGTTGTACTCTCTCTTCTAGTCTTGGAGATAGTATACAAGAGACTTATTGCATTTTCTGTCAGATACGGAAGGATGCAAGAAGAGAATtgttaaatatgcatttttaaaaagcaaaaccaaccagaaataattctttattaCTACTTTTTAATGAGAAGTACCTAACCGCTGACCTTGTTGGCTGTGTGCTAGGAACTGTGCACCTGTACTTATTACGCATTGACAGAAGACGTAACTTGGTTGAATCCTAACACCCAGCTACACCTGCTGCGATAGTTctgctgtgttctgcttttccagcagcagaggagggatGCGGATCAGTAGGACGACACTTCTGAAGTGTATACAGTGTAATTGGTGCACCCGTGTACTGAACGCGGCTGGAAAGGTCACAGGTTATGCGCATCCTTTCCagagagaagtgaaagaaaCATTGTCTTGATTCTGTGAATCAGGATTAATAACTTCTGTAACTATGAGATTAGTTGAGCTGCGTGCACTTTGTATGGAAACATCACTAGGGAAGTGACCCTTCTGATGGTGTTTGCTACCTGTAAGCACTGGTTAATGCAAAACCTCTCCTTTTGGAAACTGCCATGTATCAGCATGTCTCCAGGATTCCAAATGAAAGGTGATGGTCttacaagtcttatgaggagtggctaagggaactgtggttgtttagcctggagaagaagaggctgaggggagatgttATCACTGTCTAGGACTACCTGAAAGGcggttgtagcgaggtgggtgtgGGCCTCTTCACCCAAGAgacaggtgatgggatgagagggtgattgagtcaccgtccctggaggggtttaaatgacaggcagatgaggtgcttaggcACATGGTTtactagtggacaggtacgggTGGGCTTTTGATGATCTTGAAGgcccttttccaacctagtgattctatgatcactaCAGAAGTGACCCTTCTGATGTTTGATACCTGTAAGCTCTAGTTAATACAAAATATCTCCCTTTAGAAACTGTCACGTATCGCACATCTCCAGGATTCCAAATGAAAGGTGACAGCTGCAAAGGAAGGCAGGCGCCTGCTTCACAGGCAGTTTCTGTGGGATTGGGGTATTTAAGCTGTTTAAGAGGCATTGAAAATCGCAGCCTCTGGCCATTAATTGAACTACAGTGAACTATAGGTGGAATTTTCCTTCTACTGTTTGCTGAATGCCTTTTTGTAGCAATAGAGAACCTGCACAGAGTGGGATTATGCACTGTGTTTTGTAACTTTATTACAAGGAGGAAATACTAAGCAAGATTGTTTATACTCTCGCTGTCATTGGTGAGAATGACTGCACTGTGCCCAGAAGCCAGCTTTGATGCCAATTAAGTAAAAAGGAGGAAACTGGCTCCTCGGGGTGTTAACTGTTCTTTGTAGACTTACTTTTTCTGATAACGTGGTACAAGATTCTACAATATTTGAATCATTTGGTATTTATtgtaagaaatgaaataatagttTTTCATCAGAATGGGGCGTAAGCTTGTCTATATGGGTTTGGTTTATCTGTTTCTATCTGGAAGAACTCCAGTATTGGAGTTGTAGCTGCTGCTTAACATGTTTAATATTTGATGCTTCTTGAatttattaaatgtaattaagTATTCTAATGTAATGAATTGTTCAAACACTACAAGACTACtgaataaaattacttattttttcaataCTGACTGAAGGGAatacaaaagcttttttctctcttgagctttccagctgcagagTCACAAAACATTATGAGGAAGGACTTTGCTTTTATAGGGATTTCATTTATATGCTAATTCCTAATAAACAGTACCAGAAATCCCCTGGTTTGGTGGTGAAAACAGACTGCAGAATGACGTGCTTAGTTACAGCAATCAAAAGTTACTTCAGTCATGAGAAATTTGTGTTACTTTAGATGTGAGAAAAGCAAGATTAGAAATGGCTAATGGGATTCAGTGTTGTACGACTCTGTGCTTGAAGTATCCctgttgtggggttttgttcttgtttataagactgattcttttttttaaaccactttgTTTTGGTTGCCTTAAAATCTCTGTTgagcctgcagcagcagtagaGTCCTTCACCAAAGTATCTCACTCTCACAAGCAGCCCAGATGCTCATTGTTTCTACCAAGGCTTTGATAAGTTGACACTTTCCTGTTTCCAACATTTTTGCCTTAGGGAATAAATACCTTTAAGATGAATtgttggtgctttttttttttttttttttatataatcaGCTAGGGGAAGTACTTAAATTTACAGGGAGGACCCAGGACCCACCCCTCACCTTCCAGACTGGGCTGCAACACTTATTCTTCAGGTTAGCCAACTTCTGACTTGCAAGTGAGAAAACATTTGGGCACCTGGAGGGGTTCTTTTAGTTGTGACTTGAAAGGTTTAAGAATAAAACTAGATTCAAGTCTCTTCTTCTGCAGTGAAGAGTGGAAGGATGTAGAATATCCCTACAAAAGGCCAGGCCCTGCACATGAATGCATTTATGTAATGATTCAGAATAAGAAAGCAAGGTTTGAAGCTCTTTGGCCATGAGAGTCAGTTTTGGTTTCATACATCAGCTGCGTTTTCAATAAACTATGGCTTGCTTGTTCTGCAGCAATGAGAAAGTGACAACCTAGAACAGgttcttgtatttgtttttccttttcatcctggTCAGCAACACAAGGTAACTGTCCTTACCTCACAGGGCTCATTACACACAGATTGTTCTTTCTAAGCATcattcctctctccctcccatgTTTACCTCTTATGCTTTCTCCAGCTGTGGGTAAGGTCAGCTTGCAGAGCAAAGTGCTTTATGGTCTGTGAAGTAAAGGTAATCCGTGTGGCTGAGAATGCAAGTTTAACATGCATGATTATCAAGCTTgacttgctgctgctttatACATCAGTTGATTTAAGATTCAAGTACCATGACAAGATGTAAAAGCTGTATGTTCGGATCTACAGGTACATTCAAAGAGCTTTAGAGTCTACATAAGAGCTATGCATTCTATGTGGTTTATCCAAGACTTGTAACAGTCAAATAATTCTCCCATTCAGTCATTCCATCTGAGCATTAAGGTCCAACATGAGAAGGTTCACTT
Proteins encoded in this window:
- the MFSD8 gene encoding major facilitator superfamily domain-containing protein 8, producing the protein MAAAGVEGQAPLLSPGDGEEEDDSRDDVETQEHYKSRWRSIWIMYLTMFLSSVGFSIVIMSVWPYLQKIDPTADASFLGWIIASYSIGQMVASPLFGLWSNYRPRREPLVVSTAISVAANCLYAYVHAPHSHNKYYMLTARALVGFGAGNVAVVRSYIAGATSLTERTSAMANTSACQAVGFILGPVFQTCFTLIGEEGVTWKLIHLELNMYTAPVLFGALLGVINIILIFAIFREHRVDDLGRQCKSVNSEGEENDVVDQDAEGNIDHVAVVALNFLFFVILFVFAVFETIATPLTMDMYSWTRKEAVFYNGVILSVVGVESVIVFMVVKILSKRTGERAILHGGLLIVLVGFFILLPWGKKLPNIQWQEIKNNSIPRTTSIETLVPFWSLQAVQLPSNQTEPVGCPITQSWCQNTPMIYLAQYLSSDVLIGLGYPVCNVMSYTLYSKILGPKPQGVYMGWLTASGSGARILGPVFVSQVYTHLGPRWAFSLICGVVVLSLLVLEIVYKRLIAFSVRYGRMQEENC